In Lacerta agilis isolate rLacAgi1 chromosome 8, rLacAgi1.pri, whole genome shotgun sequence, one genomic interval encodes:
- the LOC117051232 gene encoding chymotrypsinogen A-like, giving the protein MAALWFLSCLALVSAAQSCGVPSIQPVLTGYSRIVNGEEAVPGSWPWQVSLQEKSGWHFCGGSLVSQRWVVTAAHCGVTTSNVVVLGEHDRSSSTEKIQKLAVEKVFTHPEWDPVAINNDIALIKLATPAEMTDTVSPVCLTDTVDHFKSGDLCATSGWGKTRYNAFTTPNKLQQTALPLLSNEECKKSWGSKISDLMICAGAAGSSSCMGDSGGPLVCQEGGVWKLVGIVSWGSSRCSTTTPAVYARVSRLRAWADETMANN; this is encoded by the exons ATGGCAGCCTTGTGGTTTTTGTCCTGCCTGGCACTTGTCAGTGCCGCACAGA GTTGCGGCGTCCCTTCGATCCAGCCCGTCCTCACTGGCTACTCCCGCATTGTCAACGGGGAGGAGGCAGTGCCCGGATCATGGCCGTGGCAGGTCTCCCTGCAG GAGAAGAGCGGGTGGCATTTCTGCGGTGGGTCCCTTGTCAGCCAGCGCTGGGTGGTGACTGCTGCCCACTGTGGGGTGAC GACTTCCAATGTTGTGGTGCTTGGTGAACATGACCGCAGCTCCTCTACGGAGAAAATACAGAAGTTGGCTGTCGAGAAG GTCTTCACCCACCCAGAGTGGGACCCCGTGGCCATCAACAACGACATTGCCCTCATcaagctggccacccctgctgaGATGACTGACACTGTGTCCCCCGTGTGCCTGACAGACACTGTTGACCACTTCAAGAGCGGAGACCTTTGTGCCACCTCCGGCTGGGGAAAGACACGCTACAATG CTTTCACCACCCCCAACAAGCTTCAACAAACAGCCCTGCCCCTCCTGTCCAATGAAGAATGCAAGAAGTCCTGGGGCAGCAAAATCTCTGACCTGATGATCTGCGCTGGTGCAGCCGGATCTTCTTCCTGCATG GGTGATTCTGGCGGACCCCTTGTGTGCCAGGAAGGTGGCGTCTGGAAGTTGGTGGGCATTGTGTCTTGGGGCAGCAGCCGCTGCTCAACCACCACCCCTGCTGTGTATGCCCGCGTCAGCCGCCTCCGTGCCTGGGCTGACGAAACCATGGCTAATAACTGA
- the LOC117051231 gene encoding chymotrypsinogen 2-like: MASVWFLFCLAFLGAAHGCGTPAIHPVLSGYSRIVNGEEAVPGSWPWQISLQDDTGFHFCGGSLISENWVVTAAHCNVRTSHLVVLGEFDQRTPAEDVQVIKIAQVFKNPKFNLFTVKNDITLLKLASPAQLTARVSPVCLPQATDDFPGGMTCVTTGWGLTKYTNKDTPDKLQQVALPLLTNEQCKKYWGARIADVMVCAGAAGASSCMGDSGGPLVCQKDGAWTLVGIVSWGSGTCSPSSPGVYARVTELLPFIEETLAKN, encoded by the exons ATGGCTTCGGTCTGGTtcctgttctgcctggccttcctTGGTGCTGCCCATG GTTGTGGCACTCCGGCCATCCATCCGGTCTTGAGCGGCTATTCCCGAATTGTAAATGGAGAGGAGGCAGTGCCTGGATCATGGCCCTGGCAGATATCCCTGCAG GACGACACTGGCTTCCATTTCTGCGGAGGTTCTCTGATCAGCGAGAACTGGGTGGTCACCGCAGCCCACTGCAATGTCAG GACAAGCCACCTGGTGGTCTTGGGTGAATTTGACCAACGCACTCCTGCTGAAGATGTTCAAGTCATAAAGATTGCCCAG GTTTTCAAGAACCCCAAGTTCAACCTTTTCACAGTGAAGAACGACATCACCTTGTTGAAGCTGGCTAGCCCAGCCCAGCTGACGGCTCGCGTGTCTCCCGTGTGTCTGCCCCAGGCCACAGATGACTTCCCTGGGGGCATGACCTGCGTCACCACTGGATGGGGCCTTACCAAATACAcaa ACAAGGACACTCCAGATAAACTGCAGCAGGTGGCCCTCCCTCTGCTGACCAATGAGCAGTGCAAGAAATATTGGGGGGCTCGCATCGCTGACGTCATGGTCTGTGCCGGCGCTGCAGGGGCTTCCTCTTGTATG GGTGACTCTGGTGGCCCCTTGGTGTGCCAGAAGGATGGTGCCTGGACCCTCGTCGGGATTGTCTCCTGGGGCAGCGGCACTTGCTccccatctagcccaggggtctaTGCCCGAGTGACTGAGCTCCTTCCCTTTATTGAGGAAACGCTAGCTAAGAACTAA